One window of the Eucalyptus grandis isolate ANBG69807.140 chromosome 8, ASM1654582v1, whole genome shotgun sequence genome contains the following:
- the LOC104414790 gene encoding uncharacterized protein LOC104414790 → MLLPFPLLIPIKIWIPTRPIFLFLLLISLHPLPLPSSSSPTTTTTTTTYKSSDTHDGQSLAGPARTPAAAAAAAMKVHPMPPKKRNITLQYVPRSAASIEAQALAGVVAAAAHHHHQHQHHHHHHHKILRRLPHIFSRVLELPFRADAEVEVEELPGFFRFVAETEGIVAGVRAHTVEIHPGVTKIVVRPNGSLELLSLDQLELDMWRFRLPESTRPELASAVCVNGELIVTVPKGAEEDDDDDAVGGGGGNGRVGDGDVWGGGKGNRLVFVQ, encoded by the coding sequence atgcttttaccttttccacTGCTCATCCCCATCAAGATTTGGATACCCACTCGCCCAATATTCCTTTTCTTGCTCTTGATATCCCTCCATCCCCTcccccttccttcctcctcatcccccaccaccaccaccacaaccaCCACCTATAAATCCAGCGATACCCACGACGGCCAGAGCCTAGCCGGACCAGCAAGAACCCccgccgcagccgcagccgcagccatGAAGGTCCACCCTATGCCCCCCAAGAAGAGGAACATCACCCTCCAGTACGTCCCCAGGAGCGCCGCCTCAATCGAGGCCCAGGCCCTCGCCGGTGTCgtggccgccgccgcccaccaccaccaccaacaccaacaccaccaccaccaccaccacaagaTCCTCCGCCGGCTCCCCCACATCTTCAGCCGCGTCCTCGAGCTGCCCTTCCGGGCGGACGccgaggtggaggtggaggagctGCCCGGGTTCTTCCGGTTCGTCGCCGAGACCGAGGGGATCGTGGCCGGCGTCCGGGCCCACACCGTGGAGATCCACCCCGGGGTGACCAAGATCGTGGTGAGGCCCAACGGCTCGCTCGAGCTGCTGTCCCTGGACCAGCTGGAGCTCGACATGTGGCGGTTCCGCCTCCCCGAGTCGACCCGGCCGGAGCTCGCCAGCGCGGTGTGCGTCAACGGGGAGCTGATCGTGACGGTGCCCAAGGGCgcggaggaggacgacgacgacgacgccgtggggggcggcggcgggaaTGGCCGCGTCGGTGATGGGGATGTTTGGGGAGGAGGTAAGGGAAATAGACTTGTATTTGTACAGTAA
- the LOC104414788 gene encoding FCS-Like Zinc finger 8, which yields MLRKRSRRTAPSPSTTAATKQALMADYGCLPSSTGKSRGGSPTPAFLPYPKVFTSNITVKCEMESIMSPTSILDAKPFSHLKSSFCSDANSPRISEPKSIGLAIVDALRDDNCSKLDSRKPENLTVLFGSQLKIQLPKAPTDFGIKTRNSQLGFLSPSVGHSPAANKQEAAIRPPPPGGVVLAGSISASEMELSEDYTCVISHGPNPKTTHIFDDCILESCCGSIQLSESDCGKDNGLFLGDHCRFPSESFLSFCYTCKKNLGDGEDIYIYRGEKAFCSGECRTQQIELEEGMET from the exons ATGCTGAGGAAGAGATCGAGACGCACGGCACCATCACCATCAACAACGGCAGCAACGAAGCAAGCTTTGATGGCTGACTATGGCTGCCTTCCTTCTTCAACGGGAAAAAGCAGAGGAGGAAGCCCGACTCCGGCTTTCCTCCCCTATCCAAAAGTATTCACCAGCAACATCACCGTCAAGTGTGAGATGGAGTCCATCATGAGCCCGACTTCGATACTCGACGCCAAGCCATTTTCCCACTTGAAGAGCTCGTTCTGTTCAGACGCTAACTCTCCTAGAATCTCGGAACCCAAGAGCATTGGCCTAGCCATTGTGGATGCTCTCAGAGATGATAATTGCTCTAAACTCGATTCACGCAAACCTGAGAACTTGACTGTACTGTTTGGCTCTCAGCTCAAGATTCAACTCCCAAAAGCCCCCACCGATTTTGGCATCAAAACAAGAAACTCCCAACTGGGCTTTTTGTCCCCAAGCGTGGGTCACTCTCCTGCAGCAAATAAGCAGGAGGCGGCAATTAGACCCCCTCCTCCTGGTGGGGTTGTTTTGGCTGGTTCGATTTCAGCCAGTGAGATGGAGCTCTCGGAGGACTACACTTGCGTGATCTCCCATGGGCCGAACCCGAAGACGACACACATATTTGACGACTGCATTTTGGAGAGCTGCTGTGGTTCTATACAGTTATCAGAATCGGATTGTGGGAAGGACAATGGGTTGTTTCTGGGGGACCATTGTAGGTTTCCTTCTGAGAGTTTCCTTAGCTTCTGTTACACTTGCAAGAAGAATCTTGGAGATGGAGAGGACATTTACATTTACAG GGGGGAGAAAGCGTTCTGCAGTGGCGAATGCAGAACGCAGCAGATAGAGCTCGAAGAGGGCATGGAAACTTAA
- the LOC104414789 gene encoding uncharacterized protein LOC104414789 isoform X1: MAEALIELEQVLRTKKVTMTLEEANLLSACKSKALDNFGYGIGLTSVIVWAATGRLNHLLRVSLSVGSGFACGLWRLSKSLDSCADHILALHGSRMQEELANIIVRRYHHDQGKMQLLARHFYSEQVFDDSTSDQPRLRWRYRNSYSDVVAYGRLTHETDIHSGRSQQLHDNDFNRNTGNNSYGSPQNDSKTNLADFASDADINRADSELKRNSVSKATDVFLWVSSGVDVIGDPLDCIFGGVMTKEEIRRPATSSGTNKVPLQTHRRSRRRRRMQKPEVSLDT; this comes from the exons ATGGCGGAAGCTCTCATCGAGCTCGAGCAAGTCCTCAGGACCAAAAAG GTGACGATGACTCTCGAGGAGGCCAATCTTCTGTCGGCGTGCAAGTCGAAAGCTTTGGACAATTTCGGGTACGGCATCGGGCTCACCTCCGTCATCGTATGGGCAG CTACAGGGAGGTTAAATCATTTGCTACGGGTTAGCCTGTCAGTAG GATCCGGTTTTGCCTGTGGTTTGTGGAGATTGTCTAAGTCATTAGATTCTTGTGCTGACCATATTCTTGCACTACATGGCAGTCGGATGCAAGAGGAATTAGCAAATAT AATAGTGAGGAGATATCATCATGATCAAGGCAAAATGCAGCTTCTGGCAAGGCATTTCTATTCTGAGCAAGTATTTGATGATTCCACTTCAGATCAACCAAGGTTGAGGTGGCGTTACCGGAATAGTTATAGCGATGTTGTCGCTTATGGCCGGTTGACCCATGAAACTGACATTCACAGTGGGAGGAGTCAACAGTTGCATGACAATGACTTCAACAGAAATACGGGGAACAATTCCTATGGCAGTCCCCAGAACGACTCCAAAACCAACTTGGCTGACTTTGCGAGCGACGCTGACATCAATAGAGCAGACTCAGAGTTGAAACGCAATTCTGTGAGTAAAGCGACTGACGTTTTTCTTTGG GTGAGCTCTGGCGTTGACGTGATTGGCGACCCTCTTGATTGTATTTTTGGAGGTGTGATGACAAAAGAGGAGATTCGTCGTCCAGCTACCTCAAGTGGAACGAATAAAGTTCCCCTGCAAACCCACAGAAGATCAAGGCGTAGACGCCGGATGCAAAAGCCGGAGGTTTCTCTTGATACTTAG
- the LOC104414792 gene encoding LOW QUALITY PROTEIN: uncharacterized protein LOC104414792 (The sequence of the model RefSeq protein was modified relative to this genomic sequence to represent the inferred CDS: inserted 1 base in 1 codon) produces the protein MTPHRLGESMGIDMTKESNGNVHASVTCENRESTEIDSTNDSNGDMPVIMPCQMPQECTETNITDESSGNVSTAEELLPILCNESGEGLPYAPEDFPLPGDKWRWRVGKRVAVSGDYKDRYLYLPKRLHCQDQSLRRPFASKLSVERYIRTTFPNVDVDAFFNSFSWKIPSKNLLLPSGVMERRPFFTLHHEEIGDHSQSDSPSGTLRCKARNKLCSSLIEQPEEAARTSIPCDFCCIEPGFCRDCCCILCFKVITSANGGYNYIKCEALSDKGHICGHLAHLDCALQAYMAGTVGGSIGLDAQYYCRRCDAKTELVSHVTRLFEACKSIDSQEEXRKALKLGSCLLRGSLNMSAKILLNRIQSALTKLRCGTHLDNIQTDESKSVVSSNGDPSLEGTLYQDALDFRTHLSADESISFDFQTPSVQLDDEIDQILRSLRKSQELEYRVAEEQLNAQKSYLHNLYQQLKQESSQLACQKSPANSDDLLNIVLSRNNQIKHEVEKLKEMKEIAKGFGMTPKSILKGHFSLDVDTGEAH, from the exons ATGACTCCTCACCGGCTCGGAGAATCCATGGGTATTGATATGACTAAGGAGAGCAATGGAAATGTACATGCTTCAGTGACTTGTGAGAACCGGGAATCTACAGAGATTGATAGCACTAATGACAGTAATGGAGATATGCCTGTTATCATGCCTTGTCAGATGCCGCAGGAATGCACCGAGACAAATATTACTGACGAGAGCAGTGGGAACGTCTCTACAGCCGAGGAACTTCTACCAATTTTATGTAATGAATCCGGTGAAGGTCTACCATATGCCCCTGAGGATTTTCCTCTTCCCGGTGATAAATGGAGGTGGAGGGTAGGGAAGAGAGTGGCAGTTTCTGGAGACTATAAAGATAGATACCTTTACCTTCCTAAGAGACTCCACTGCCAAGACCAATCATTACGACGTCCCTTTGCGAGTAAGCTTTCCGTTGAGCGGTACATCCGCACTACATTCCCCAATGTAGATGTCGATGCATTCTTCAACTCGTTTAGCTGGAAAATCCCCTCAAAGAACCTGCTGTTGCCAAGTG GAGTCATGGAGAGGCGCCCTTTCTTTACTCTGCATCATGAAGAGATAGGTGACCATTCCCAATCAGATTCTCCCTCTGGCACTCTAAGATGTAAGGCTCGAAATAAGTTGTGCAGTAGCTTAATTGAACAACCAGAGGAAGCTGCCAGAACATCTATCCCTTGTGATTTTTGTTGCATTGAACCTGGGTTTTGTCGAGATTGTTGCTGTATTCTCTGTTTTAAGGTCATCACGTCAGCTAATGGAGGATATAATTACATCAAATGTGAAGCGTTGTCTGACAAGGGTCATATATGTGGGCACCTTGCTCACTTGGACTGTGCTCTCCAAGCTTACATGGCTGGCACTGTTGGTGGAAGCATTGGACTGGATGCGCAGTACTATTGTCGTCGTTGTGATGCAAAAACTGAACTAGTTTCTCATGTTACTAGGCTCTTTGAGGCTTGTAAATCTATCGATTCTCAGGAGG CAAGGAAGGCATTAAAACTCGGCAGCTGCCTCTTGCGCGGTTCACTGAATATGAGTGCTAAGATACTGCTTAACCGTATTCAATCTGCTTTGACCAAG CTTAGATGTGGGACTCATCTTGACAATATCCAGACAGATGAAAGCAAATCAG TTGTCTCCAGCAATGGAGATCCTTCTCTAGAAGGTACACTGTATCAAGATGCTCTAGATTTCAGGACACATCTCTCGGCAGACGAGTccatctcttttgattttcaGACTCCATCAGTACAACTTGACGATGAGATTGATCAGATTCTCCGGTCACTGAGAAAGTCGCAGGAATTGGAATACAGAGTAGCAGAGGAACAGCTTAATGCTCAGAAGAGTTACCTCCACAATCTGTACCAGCAACTCAAGCAAGAGAGCTCCCAACTGGCATGTCAAAAATCACCTGCCAACTCAGACGACTTGCTGAACATTGTGTTGAGCAGAAATAACCAAATAAAGCACGAAGTAGAGAAACTCaaagaaatgaaggaaataGCCAAGGGTTTTGGAATGACGCCAAAGAGTATCCTGAAAGGGCATTTCAGTCTAGATGTGGACACAGGCGAAGCACATTAA
- the LOC104414789 gene encoding uncharacterized protein LOC104414789 isoform X2 — protein sequence MAEALIELEQVLRTKKVTMTLEEANLLSACKSKALDNFGYGIGLTSVIVWAATGRLNHLLRVSLSVGSGFACGLWRLSKSLDSCADHILALHGSRMQEELANIIVRRYHHDQGKMQLLARHFYSEQVFDDSTSDQPRLRWRYRNSYSDVVAYGRLTHETDIHSGRSQQLHDNDFNRNTGNNSYGSPQNDSKTNLADFASDADINRADSELKRNSVSSGVDVIGDPLDCIFGGVMTKEEIRRPATSSGTNKVPLQTHRRSRRRRRMQKPEVSLDT from the exons ATGGCGGAAGCTCTCATCGAGCTCGAGCAAGTCCTCAGGACCAAAAAG GTGACGATGACTCTCGAGGAGGCCAATCTTCTGTCGGCGTGCAAGTCGAAAGCTTTGGACAATTTCGGGTACGGCATCGGGCTCACCTCCGTCATCGTATGGGCAG CTACAGGGAGGTTAAATCATTTGCTACGGGTTAGCCTGTCAGTAG GATCCGGTTTTGCCTGTGGTTTGTGGAGATTGTCTAAGTCATTAGATTCTTGTGCTGACCATATTCTTGCACTACATGGCAGTCGGATGCAAGAGGAATTAGCAAATAT AATAGTGAGGAGATATCATCATGATCAAGGCAAAATGCAGCTTCTGGCAAGGCATTTCTATTCTGAGCAAGTATTTGATGATTCCACTTCAGATCAACCAAGGTTGAGGTGGCGTTACCGGAATAGTTATAGCGATGTTGTCGCTTATGGCCGGTTGACCCATGAAACTGACATTCACAGTGGGAGGAGTCAACAGTTGCATGACAATGACTTCAACAGAAATACGGGGAACAATTCCTATGGCAGTCCCCAGAACGACTCCAAAACCAACTTGGCTGACTTTGCGAGCGACGCTGACATCAATAGAGCAGACTCAGAGTTGAAACGCAATTCT GTGAGCTCTGGCGTTGACGTGATTGGCGACCCTCTTGATTGTATTTTTGGAGGTGTGATGACAAAAGAGGAGATTCGTCGTCCAGCTACCTCAAGTGGAACGAATAAAGTTCCCCTGCAAACCCACAGAAGATCAAGGCGTAGACGCCGGATGCAAAAGCCGGAGGTTTCTCTTGATACTTAG